TAAGGAAGTGATGGAGACAGGCCCATGTTTTCACCCACGGGGCCAAACGCCTCCCCTGCTTTCACTCTCCTCACCACTTCCTCCAGGGGGGCAGCCACTCCCCTTTCCTCCCCgcgccccctcccttcccagctgggcactcctcttccttcctttgtccaTTCCCTCTTGCTCCTAAAGACAAACCTCCAGACCAAGGCTATTGTGACGGTTTACTGCACTGGCTTTCGGGAAAATGGAACATTAACCAGCGCCTCAAAGGCGGAAAGTCCCAAAATTTACCGCCTGGGAAGAGAGTTCCAAGTCTGTCCCCACAACCGGCCTTATTTGGACTTCTGCCCTGGCCCCTCTCCTCCAAGGCCAGGCACACCAAGCCATAAGCCTCATTCGGCCCTATCTTTCAGCAAGACCCTACTTGGGTCACATCTATTGGCCACAAGAGTCAAGAAAACATATTAAGGTCATGTTCACGGATTGCCTATTGGTACAAGTCTCATTCTTTGAGTTTCATCTTCCTTCCCCACACTGATCTGTAAAGCTCCTTCTATCACATATTAAATACCACGTACCCATGTTCTTCCCGGGCTCTCCGTTCGGCTCTATGGCTAGATTGTCAATCCCTATGCCAGTATCAcacctttttctcttccattacaAGACATGGCAGGACAATAATTCCTGCTAAATTATTGGAATGATATTCATTCCAATGCCTCATCGCTTTAGTATCTtcaggactttatttatttatttgttattattttttaatgacattttgttgttgttgtcttttgtctttttagggctgcacccgcagcatatggaggttcccaggctaggggtctaatcggagctacagctgccggcctacgccacagccacagccacgccggatccgagccacacctgcgacctataccacgactcacggcaacgcgggatccttaacccactgatggaagccagggatcgaacctgcaacctcatggttcctagtcggatttatttccaatgcgccacagcgggaactccttcaggACTTTATTTACTATTCCAAGCCCTTAACTCTTCTCTGCATTTTAGATGAAGTCTGCGGGACTCCAAACAAAACAGGAACAAAACATGGAAGCCTATGTCCTAACTGTCTAAAGCTCATGGCTGTCTGTGGGTCAGTGGGGAGAGCTGGCGTCACCGCAGACCGAGTCTGCATCAGCATTTGCCAGCAGTCATTTATCAGCATCCATCTAAATGTTGGCAGTCACGGAAACGGCACTTTGAAGACTGAACTCTTTCAGAAGTGATGGAGTCTTAGGCTCTGCGATTGTAGCAGACACACCGCCTggaaaaacaatgtgtgtatCCTTGCTCGAAAATTCTTTGTACACGGGCTGTAATGCACAAATCCCACGAGGGAGCAATAAACGCTGCAACACTGCTTTCCAGTCGACGTTCAGGAAGGGGTTGTGCGTGAGCGATTCTCCAGGAAAGATGATAACATCGCAGGAGTGTTTTTTCCTCGTCCAGGATGCCTGCGCACCACTGGCACAAAGTGGTTGCTCATCAGGCAGAAAATATTTCCCGGGTTACCCCTCCCGTCCTGTTTGCCCGATAAGGGACACCACTTCTTATCTGAACTGAAAAGAGGTTGCCTGCCGCTTCACAATGGCTTTCTAAATGTCTCTGGCAAAATGTGTCTTGTGGCCCACGCCATCCTGGATCTAGGCAGGGATGGAAATTCTCGGAAATAAAGTACCAGCTTAGCTAAGTCAACCCAAGTCCAAAAATATGCTCACCTTTGTTTTTGTGgatcatttatttttgaatctcAGACTCTATTCCTCAAGGGCCGTTTTCCTTCTTCTCGAAGCATATACTTTAGAGATACTTTTAGTTCAGGGATCTTGTTAACAGATTTGGTTTgtatccatactttttttttggctttttagagccacactcacagcatatggagggtcccaggctagaggtctaatcagagctatagccgccggcctacaccacagccacagcaacgccagacccgagccacgtctgcaacccacaccacagctcacggcaacgctggatccttaacccactgatggaagccAGGGGACCGAatccgaaacctcgtggttcctggttgaatttgtttctgtggtgcaatgacgggaattcctgtatcCATGCTTGATTCATTTTGCCTTCATTATCGACAGATAGTTCTATGAAGCCGATAAATTCCAGACCGAGAGAGGTTTTCTCGCAAAAATCTGCAGCTGTAATTATATTGGCTTCAGCTTCCATTGGTATAGTTGAAAAGTCTGCTTCTCATTCTGACTTTTTGTTATTTTGCAGTGACCTCCACTTTCTCTGACAGCTTTTAAGACCTtctcttgggagtttccatcatgactcggcggaaatgaatctgacgagtatccatgaggatacagattcgatccctagcctcgctcattgggtcggggatctggcattgcggtgagctgtagtgtcggtcacagacgcggctcggatccagggttgctgtggctgtggtgtaggccggcagctgtagcttcgattagacccctagcctgggaacctccatatgccgagggtgaggccctaaaaagcaaaacatactaCATATAATTGGAGGAGTGGAGTGAAGcctctacaagccaaggaatgccagaaAAAGACCAGCAGCTAGCAAGAGGCAAAGAAGGTTTTCCAACAGGCTTCATGGAAGCAagaccctgctgacacctggagTTCGGTCTTCCAGGCTCTCGACCTGTGAGAcactgagtgcctgctgtggggTACTTTGTCTTGGTGGCCCTGCACACTGATGTGGGGGCTGTGAGGGCCCGGAGCAGCACCCCCACAGCCCAGGGTGGGGTGTAGGGGTGTAGGGTGCTGGGCAGCCTGCCCTTTTTGGGGGAGGGTGGCAAAAGCCTGAGAGCTGAGGGGAGAGGGGTCCCCCATCTTCTTGGCTGCATCCAAGACAGAGGgtttggccttggccttggccttggcctgaCCCCGAGAGCACCCTAAGGAAGATGACTTCCGTGCGGCAGGTGGTCAGTCCCAGGAAAGGGCGCCAGAAGGAGTGGCCATCAGGAACACGAGTGTCCCTGGGTTTCTCCACACATGAGGACAAGGCAAGGGGACTAGGGGGCTGCATTAGAGGCCCAGCAACGCCAGGACCCGCCCGTATGTAAATGACCCCTCACTGATGCTCATGAGTGGTATTttacttcctctcctctcttttctcaaAAGATACCATCTTCCCCCGTCTGGCCCTTGGAGATGAAATGGTTTATTTAATTCAGAGACCAGATGTCGAGACCGCACGAGCCACGCCCAGCAGGTCCGATGGATACAGAACCAGGAAGCCTGCCCTGTGCTCCCGGCCTTTCTTGGTCCCCATTCCCTCGGAGGGCTCCTTGCTGGGCGTCCCCTCACGGCCCCAGGGACACCAGCAGCTCAGGGAACCGTGTTGTAGACCTTGTAGTTGTCCTTCTGGGTGATATGCAGCTTCCAGGGGAAGAGGCGCTTCTGGGAGGGGAGGCCTTGGGCCTGTCTCACCATGAGCTGCACGTCCTCGTCCGAGAGCAGCCGAACCAGATCCCCCTCGGCGTCCCTGTAGTTGAGGGCAAGGTCCTCCCTCTGGAACTCCCGCCTAAGGGGAGAGATCAGGGCTCGTGAACCGTCCTGCGGCCCCAGGCCTAAGCgtgggggcagagagaggggatGGAGGGGGTTTTAGGGCTGGGATCTAAGAACCGGAAGAGGTCAGCGCTGGACACCGGCCGTATCCTCCGAGTGGTCCCACCTCCCActcagatggggaaacagagacctaCAAGGGAGAACAGGACTTTCGCAATAAATTAGCCTCCCAGCCTGGAACGTCTTGCGTATAAATACGCCGAAGATGTAAGAACAGACGTGGGGAAGAGAACTGGGTCTTGCAGGGCAAAGAGGCGAGCGGGATAAAGCCCCCGTGAACGCCCTGTGTGTGGCTACAGAGGAGACCTCTTTAAGGGCAGACTCCGTGAGATAGACACTCCTCCTACACCTGGCTGGTGACAGTAAAAAGCCATCCGACGTTTCCATAGGTCCTTTGACAAAATGGATCAGAAGCCTATCGGACTTGCAAACACCTCGCTCCCCAAATCCCACTTCTAGAAAGTCAGCCTAAGGAAACCATCAGACAAGTCACGAAATAAGTGGCTCGCAGCACTATTCGTGGTCGTAAAAAAAGGGGAAGGTACCCTTAAATGGTCAGAAAAAGGGGATGTGGGTGCATTAGTGACGGTGCATCCACAGAACGATGCCGTGGAGccaattaaataacatttatgggggagtgggggtggggtgtgcgCTAAAGCAATCTGTGTGAACCATAGAGAATGAGAGGagtgaaattctttttcttttttcctttttaaggccgcgcccacagcatatggaagttcccaggctaggggttgaatcagagctgcaggtgccgacccacaccacagccacagcaacgcaggatcccagccgcatctacGACCCTACGCTGccgcttgcagcaacgctggatccttaacccactgagaaggccagggatcaaacccgcatcctcatggatactaggtgggttcttaacctgctgagccacaacgggaatgcctgaTTTCACTTCTTCATAGCTTTCTGTgatctctgactttttttttttaaataacgaATAGATCTTACTTTTACGGTCATAGGAAGGTACCAATGGCTATTTCCATTCTGTAAACAACTATTCATAACTAAACTGGACCTTGCAGGGGGTGGTTCCCTGATGGTGGAGGGTCCAAGTCCAAGGTTTTGACCTAGAGAGACTTCAGCTCTAGCTGCAAATCTGGGCGTACAATCTGTAAacccccttttcctctttccagctcctcaTGCATCTCACATGGGCGACCTGATACCCACTCCGCAGGGCGGGGCTGTGGGCAAAACAGGAAGGCAAAAGAGATGCAAAACCCATGGCCCCCGAATGcgctctttctccctctgcctttttcTCCAGGGGGCCTgatgccctctgccctcccaccccagcccctcacctCACAAGCTCCAGCAAGTCCTTGTAGAGTGGGGTGCTGGTGAGGTCTTCCTCCACCGCGATGTCCCTAAGGGGACAacagggtggggtgaggaggccAGAGGGGAGACATGGGGATGAGACTGGCAGGGGGGCCCCCCTGGGCCCTTGACACCTTGTGACAACATGGTGGTTTATCAGGAGGGCAGCGGGAGCCACTGCAGGCTTTtcagtgtgtgtttgggggggtggggggatcatgCCCTCTGGTTGGGTCTTGGAACCTGGACCATGATgtggaggtggggcggggggggcaggtcCCACCCTCCCCGCGGCCACACACTTGGTGGTGCTGACGGAGTCCTCATAGAAGCAGCAGCGCAGCCAGTTGGTGGGGTCCTCCTCTTCCGGGAAGTCCTTGAGGATCTTCACAAAGGACGCTGGGAAGATGCCCGTGGTTCCGCGGAGAGTGCCCTGAGGGGGAAACACGACACTGCCCTGTGGGCTCCAGGGGAAGCAGCAGGGCCATCCCTGGGGGCCCCGCCCCTTCAGAACCCCGAGAAAATCAGACGAGGTCGGGGTCCCCTtctgcagagggaggaggagaagtggGCGTGGTCACCCAGCTCTTCACCCCAGGATGTccggtttttgtttgttttttgtttgtttgtttggccgcGCCCAGGGCGACGTTCCCCAGGCCACCGACTGAACCTGCACCGCAGTTGCGGCCTttgggccgcaggtgtggcacctccagatccttaacccgctgcggcCACATGGGAACGTCCCCAAGACATCCGTTTGGAAATAGATCAAGACCTGGAATCTGGAACACTGCTTTcacctcattcatttattcactctctCAGTCATTTATTCAAAGACTTCTTGAGCACCAGCTACCCGGTGGGAAGGGATCAAAGTCCTTTCCCCGCTCCTGGAGCTTCCACTATGACACACAGATGAAGGGGTGAACTTCACGGTGAGTCAGAGGGTGGTAAGTGTTTAGGAGGAAAATagaatgggggtggggcgggaagGGGCCCTGCCCCTCTGTTCACTCATCCCCGGATACCACCTCCTCTAGAGCAGCTTCTCTCCTGAAGCCCAGACCCAGCCACTGCCTGTGCGGTGTCACATGTTCTCTCAAATCATCCCAACCCCATGGAAGATAGATGGCTCCCGTCCCCTTTTACAGACATCAAAACAGGCTGAAATAgcatcctggctcctcccctccGTCTGAGGCCGGAAGATGGCCAGCATACTGACACATAGAACTTTCTAGAAAACAAGAAGGCAACAAACATTTCCTGTTTCTGCTCAATGACCCAGCAAGACCACTCCACTGTGGAGCTGTTGAGTAGCTGAGACAGATCTCCAGGACTGGGGTAAAATCACAAATGTCCAGGGGTGAGACCAATAGTTAGCCTGTactcctctccagcccctggaCACCAGGGACCCTCCCATCCTCTCAAAGTTCCCAGGACCGCTGGGGACTGGCCTTGCCTCAGGACCTGCCCTTcaacctccttccccacccctaccccagaaGCCCTGAGAAAagggaatttgtgtgtgtgtgtgtgtgtgtgtgtgtctttttgccttttctagggccgcacccgcggcatatggaggttcccaggctaggcatccatctggcctaagccacagccacagcaatgcgggatcggagccgcatctgcgacctacaccacagctcacggcaacgccggatcattaacccactgagcaagggcagggatcgaacccgtaacctcatggttcctagtcggattcgttaaccactgcgccacaacgggaactccaagaaaagggAATCTTTAATAACAATAAGACTTAATCCAAAAGCTTGGCACCAGGCCAGGGCCTCCCACCTGgtgacacccccaccccatgtccaGTCATGGGATGAGGCCCGGGATGGACCTCGCTTGCCACGTGCAGGGACAAAGCACAGCCAAGACAGGCCCTGGCTTCAGAGTCTCACTTAAGCCCCCCAGCGGTCCTGGCTCGGGCCAGGCTGTCCCTGGGTTGGGCTCTGAACAGCTGCACCCCCTTTAACCCTTCCCAGAACCCTGTGAAGAAACTGGCCAGGCCAGTGCCATCTCCATTTACGGGAAAGGAAACCACGGGGTTGAGCAAGTGGCCCAGAGTTGCAAAGCTCGTTAAAAACAGAGCTAGGATGTGACGCCAGAGTCCCGAGTTCATGTCTGCCTGCGTGATAAGTAACAGCACCCCAGATTACAGAGGCGCATCTCAGCCGGGCGCTCTGCCCCCTGGGCCTAACGTCTGGGGGGCATACTGGATTGTTGCAGCTGgaggggtgctactggcatcgaGTGGATGGATGCCAAGGAAGCCACTAAACATCTTGCAATGCGCCGGGTAGCCCTCCAGCAGAGGACTGCCTGGCCTCAAATGTCAGCGGTGAACAGGCTGAGATACCCTGTTCCACGCCGGGAGATTAGACTCAGAAGGCTGAACGACTTGCCCAAAGCAATGTTTGTCGAGGTCAGCAGCAAAGGCAAGTGTAAGCTCTAGAATCTTCTGTTCCAGTCACACCTCAGGTTTCCCCCATCTACCTGCCCAGATCTCCAGGACTATCTTTGGACAGTATCTCTCCCCTGGGGCCTTCTCAGACCCCTCCTCATTCTCTGATCCCCCCACTAGACTTGGAGCCACCTCATCGCCAACTTACTTTCAACCTCACCTCCATCTTCACCTCCAACTCACTTCCATCCTCACCTCCACCCTTACCTCCAACTCACTTCCATCCTCACCTCCACCCTTATCTCCAACTCAcctccatcctcatctccatcctcaCCTCCAACTCACCTTCATCCTTATCTCCAACCTTACCTCTCACTCACCTCCATCCTCACCTCCAACTCACCTCCAACTCACCTCCAACTCACTTCCATCCTCACCTCCACCCTCACCTCCACCCTTATCTCCAATTCAcctccatcctcatctccatcttCACCTCCAACTCACCTCCAACTCACTTCCATCCTCACCTCCACCCTTATCTCCAACTCACTTCCATCCTCACCTCCACCCTTATCTCCAACTCATCTCCATCCTCACCTCCAATTCACTTCCATCCTCACCTCCACCCTGACCTCCAACTCCCCTCCAACTCATTTCCATTCTCACCTCCATCCTCACCTCCAATCTTACCTCCAACCAGTCTTTATTAATCCGACTGAGAAGGAAGATCACATCTCCGACTTTGAAATTCAGCTCCAGTTTGCTGTTCCCAGTGAAATCAAACAGGGCCTGGGGAGAAGGGTGGGGTAAGGAGCCGGGAAGGAAATACTCACTGAGCTCCGATGAAAGGGCTGTACATACTTCAGTGATCCAATTAAcggatgaggaaaccgaggctcaggaaGGATGAGAGATTTGTCTGAGGCTACTTGTTAGTGAAGGAGTCAGGTTTAGAACCCAGGTCTCCCTGACTCCAGAACTGGTGCTCCTTACAGGCCTGGTGGGCTGAGCATGAGAGGGAAGAAGCCAAATTCCTAGGACTGGGtaacttccccctcccccaggcctcacTGGGGGGGACTCCCGTGCCCCCATAACCCCCAGGGCATTGACCACACTGGTTTGGACATGCCCATTTCAAAAGGTGCCTCCCCGGGGAGCTGTGAACCCCTTGAGGACAGGGCCTGGTCTGAGTCACCTCTAAAGCTTCAGTCCCCGAGGCAGACGGAATGACCCAGGAGACCTTGCTGTGTGAATGCTGCATAGACCCGTGGGTGTCCCTCTGCCTGGGTGCTCActgcacacccccaccccacctcagcgGGCCAGGGGTCCTCACGCAtctgaggctgaggctgagggcccttcctccccacccccagccccgcccccggtACCCAGGCCCATCCTAGGCACACGGCAGGCACCAGCAGGAAATGCTCATGGCCGAAGGGTGGAGCCAGGCTGCTGCCCAGTGGTGAGGTGGGAGAGCCTGGCCCAGCGGGGCTACCTCTGCTCGTGGAGCTGCCATGCGGTCAAGGCTGGCACCTTGTGGGGACTCGCTCTTcctaggagagagaagaggggcttGTCATGTCATCCCTCCTGGCTCTGTGCCCAGAGGAGACCCTCAGCGGGGGCAGGAAAGGAGGGGGGCACAGAGGCATTAAAGACGCAGCTCTGGTCGCTCCTCTGGGCCAGCAcgctgcccctgccctgcccctggagGAGGGACTTATCCTCCCGCCACGGAACCAGGGAGCGGAGGCTCAGACGGACAGTTGCTTCGTGCCCGAGCTTGCCGACACCACTCCCCACACCAAACCCTTAATTTCTCAGCTGAGGAAACGGACTTCAAGAAGGGCCATGCTCTGCTCCAGGACCCAGGGCTGCTGTGGGGCACAGCTGGAATTCGGGCCACGCCTGCCTGGGTGCAGAGGAGAGATGGCCAGGCCTGGAGAGGCCATTCAGAGATACAGGCTGCAGGAAGGAGGGAGACGAtgggtgggagggcagggctcGGGCACCCTGTCCTGGAATTCTTAGCAGCCTCGTTTGGAAGCCCAGTCCTATTTCTTTGCGTTCCAACTTATATATAAAGGGggtggttttattattatttaagtatagttgatttacagtgttgtgcaatttctgctgtacagcaaagtggcccggccatacatatatatacattccctttcttgtatcatcttgcatcatggtctatcccaagagagcaGATATAGTGCCCTATGCTACACAGTAAGACCCAGACTTGTTTCAGTGGCTTggatttttgatgatttttttttttcctgcttagaaggggctggagggagcagtGGGCTGTTTGGAACAAGGGAGTGAACAGCAGCGTCCCCTGGTGGTCAGGTGGAACATCAGGAACCACCGCTGGCCCCAAGGAACTCAAACTAACCAGGGACAAGGCATCACAGGCAACGCAAGGGGGGCTGTTGGCAGACAGGAAGGCTCCCCACTCCTTCCTCACTCCCTACTCTCTCCAGGCACCCAGAGGCCCCGGGCCATcccctgtggctgctgtggtgccaaTGGCCCAACCCCGTCCTCATTGTCACAGATCAAAAGACACCCACTTTCTGTCCCTCTAGGCTCTACACGTGATTTTCCAAGCTCATCTAACAAGCCAAACCATCCTGGGGTGCTCAGAGATAGGACCCGCCTCTATTCCTTGCCTGCTTTTGGGAAGGAGAAGTGCCTCTGCAGCAGGGGCCTCTGGGACACAGCACCTGGTCAGGAGCAAGTGGCCCAGGGCTCTGGCCGGTGGGAGTGCGGGACAGATCACTTACACTTTCCGGGTGCGCGGGCGGAGCCGGCGGAGCCCCTGGGGCACCTGCTCCGCATCGTAGGATGACTGGTAGAAGAAGATCCGGACATCCTCATCCATCAGCACACAGATGGGCAGGCTGAGGAGGTTCTGCATTTGGGCAAGAGGCCAGACCCGTGGGGACGGTCAGCGGAAGGTCCCGACACCCCAGCCCAGCTGCTCCATCCCGTCCCCCGCCCTGGTCCCCCTTTCTCTACTAATGCATCCCCTGCCTGACAACAGAAACgagatatatttttatcttttttgttttagggccacacccgtggcatatggaaattcccaggctaggggtcgaattggggctgcagctgctggccgacaccacaaccacagcaacgcgggatctgagctgcacctgcgacctacaccacagctcacggcaacgccagatccttaacgcactgcgagaggccagggatggaacccacatccctatggacactagttgagttcttaacccactgagccacaatgggaattccagaaacaagacatatatttttaaatctcaataGGCTGAGGGTAACATGTCATAAGATTTGCTCCTGGGTTCAAGGTTAAGAGGGGACCAACTTGCTTGAGAACAGTTCATTTGGAGAAGACTCGAAGGCCTCCAGACACGACAATGACACTGATGACAGGTGACGTGACGTGGTGGAGACTGTCCAGGCGCTGCACTGAGTGCCACACCACGTGACCTCATTTATCTCACAGCAACCTGGGAGTTAGGGTCAGGGAGGTGAAGGGATCTGtctagggtcacacagctgggcaTCTAGAGCGATCTGCCGCCAAAGCGCATCCCCCAGGTCAAAATGAGGCCATAGCAAAGGAGGGGATCCTGCaaataaaccacattaacaataATCGGTGGTATTACAGCCTAAAAAAAAGGCTTCCTGGTGCTTTATCACAGGtggggaacctgaggctcagagttaGAAAGTGCCCAGGCTGGCTGGCAGACCTAAGAAGCGGTGGTCAGGACTCTTGATCTGAGGCCGGACACACTCACCGCGAGGCAATGACCCCGGGGCTGTGAGGATGTAGAGTGCCCCAAACCCAGCAGGGTCAGCCCCCCAAGCTGCCCACTGCCCAGGTCCACCAGGAGCACTGTGATTGGCGTTGGGTGCTGCAGCTCCAGAGGCACCCAGACCTCCTCAGCCAATCCCCCAGGGACAGCaggatggggaggggctgggcacaCGATCCTGGGGAAACTGGATGCGCAGAGGCTGGAAAAGACAGGGCTGTCCTATGGGTGGTGGTGAGAGCCTGTCCAGAGGTGGGTTTAAGGGCACAGACAGAGCCAGGCTGTGCCCGGGatagaatcccagctctgctgctcatctgggtgaccttggacaagcggGCCTCTGCAGGTTCATTAATACAATGGGGCTGGTAGTATCTCCCTTGTGAGattgtgtgaggattaaataaacgAACACGTGTACCACCCTCAAAAACCGCATCAGGCATCTAGCAGGGACCCCATCCAAGTTGGATGTTATCATGGATGCTGTTACTTTTATTATGACACAGCACAGTGGGTGAGAACGCAATCCTAGAGCCACAGAGATGTGGATTCACAGCCCATTCTACCTACCTAACTGCTCTGTGACTCTGAGTGCGTGActctacctctctgtgcctcaattttctcattttatttttcattccttttttttttttccttcgtctgtctagggctatacccatggcatatggaggttcccaggccaggggtcccatcagagctgtagccactgacctatgccacagccacagcaacaccagatccgagccatgtctgcgacccacaccacagcccacggcaacactggatacccaacccactgagcgagaccagggatggaccccacaacctcatggttcctagtgagactcgtttccactgcgccacgatgggaactcccattctttttctttttaaggccacacctgcagcatgtggaagttcccaggctagtgaccgaatcagagctggagttgcagctgctggtctatgacacagcagcagcaacactgggtctgagccacatctgcagcaacgctggatctttaaccgactgatcgaggccggggattgaaaccgcatcctcatggagactatgtcagattcttagccgctgagccacaacggaaactcccattttcctcattttaaaacaaggatcagagaggagttcctattgtggc
Above is a window of Sus scrofa isolate TJ Tabasco breed Duroc chromosome 5, Sscrofa11.1, whole genome shotgun sequence DNA encoding:
- the NCF4 gene encoding neutrophil cytosol factor 4 isoform X2; this encodes MDQPLDPEGGDFAQLPDDIAVSANIADIEEKRGFTSHFVFVIEVKTKGGCKYLIYRRYRQFYALQSKLEERFGPESKTSPFTCVLPTLPAKVYVGVKQEIAEMRIPALNAYMKNLLSLPICVLMDEDVRIFFYQSSYDAEQVPQGLRRLRPRTRKVKSESPQGASLDRMAAPRAEALFDFTGNSKLELNFKVGDVIFLLSRINKDWLEVRLEGTLRGTTGIFPASFVKILKDFPEEEDPTNWLRCCFYEDSVSTTKDIAVEEDLTSTPLYKDLLELVRREFQREDLALNYRDAEGDLVRLLSDEDVQLMVRQAQGLPSQKRLFPWKLHITQKDNYKVYNTVP
- the NCF4 gene encoding neutrophil cytosol factor 4 isoform X3; translation: MAMAVAQQLRAESDFAQLPDDIAVSANIADIEEKRGFTSHFVFVIEVKTKGGCKYLIYRRYRQFYALQSKLEERFGPESKTSPFTCVLPTLPAKVYVGVKQEIAEMRIPALNAYMKNLLSLPICVLMDEDVRIFFYQSSYDAEQVPQGLRRLRPRTRKVKSESPQGASLDRMAAPRAEALFDFTGNSKLELNFKVGDVIFLLSRINKDWLEGTLRGTTGIFPASFVKILKDFPEEEDPTNWLRCCFYEDSVSTTKDIAVEEDLTSTPLYKDLLELVRREFQREDLALNYRDAEGDLVRLLSDEDVQLMVRQAQGLPSQKRLFPWKLHITQKDNYKVYNTVP
- the NCF4 gene encoding neutrophil cytosol factor 4 isoform X1; the encoded protein is MAMAVAQQLRAESDFAQLPDDIAVSANIADIEEKRGFTSHFVFVIEVKTKGGCKYLIYRRYRQFYALQSKLEERFGPESKTSPFTCVLPTLPAKVYVGVKQEIAEMRIPALNAYMKNLLSLPICVLMDEDVRIFFYQSSYDAEQVPQGLRRLRPRTRKVKSESPQGASLDRMAAPRAEALFDFTGNSKLELNFKVGDVIFLLSRINKDWLEVRLEGTLRGTTGIFPASFVKILKDFPEEEDPTNWLRCCFYEDSVSTTKDIAVEEDLTSTPLYKDLLELVRREFQREDLALNYRDAEGDLVRLLSDEDVQLMVRQAQGLPSQKRLFPWKLHITQKDNYKVYNTVP
- the NCF4 gene encoding neutrophil cytosol factor 4 isoform X4 codes for the protein MDQPLDPEGGDFAQLPDDIAVSANIADIEEKRGFTSHFVFVIEVKTKGGCKYLIYRRYRQFYALQSKLEERFGPESKTSPFTCVLPTLPAKVYVGVKQEIAEMRIPALNAYMKNLLSLPICVLMDEDVRIFFYQSSYDAEQVPQGLRRLRPRTRKVKSESPQGASLDRMAAPRAEALFDFTGNSKLELNFKVGDVIFLLSRINKDWLEGTLRGTTGIFPASFVKILKDFPEEEDPTNWLRCCFYEDSVSTTKDIAVEEDLTSTPLYKDLLELVRREFQREDLALNYRDAEGDLVRLLSDEDVQLMVRQAQGLPSQKRLFPWKLHITQKDNYKVYNTVP